The following proteins come from a genomic window of Citrobacter europaeus:
- the arsC gene encoding arsenate reductase (glutaredoxin) (This arsenate reductase requires both glutathione and glutaredoxin to convert arsenate to arsenite, after which the efflux transporter formed by ArsA and ArsB can extrude the arsenite from the cell, providing resistance.), with translation MSDAIKIYHNPRCSKSRETLELLKSNGVDPEVVLYLETPADAATLRELLQMLSMSSARELMRQKEDLYKSLNLADKNLSEDALIQAMVENPKLMERPIVVAKGQARIGRPPEQVLEIIG, from the coding sequence ATGTCAGACGCGATCAAAATCTACCATAACCCACGCTGCTCCAAGAGCCGCGAAACGCTGGAATTACTGAAGTCCAACGGCGTGGACCCAGAGGTGGTGTTGTATCTGGAAACGCCGGCTGATGCCGCAACCCTGCGTGAACTGCTGCAGATGCTCAGCATGTCCAGCGCACGTGAACTGATGCGCCAGAAAGAGGATCTCTATAAATCGCTTAACCTGGCGGACAAAAATCTGAGTGAAGATGCGCTAATTCAGGCAATGGTGGAAAACCCGAAACTGATGGAGCGCCCAATTGTGGTCGCCAAAGGCCAGGCGCGGATTGGTCGTCCGCCGGAGCAGGTACTGGAAATCATCGGTTAA
- a CDS encoding DnaA inactivator Hda, whose protein sequence is MNTPAQLSLPLYLPDDETFASFWPGDNSSLLAALQNVLRQEHSGYIYLWSREGAGRSHLLHAACAELSARGDAVGYVPLDKRTWFVPEVLDGMEHLSLVCIDNIECVAGDSLWEMAIFDLYNRILESGKTRLLITGDRPPRQLNLGLPDLASRLDWGQIYKLQPLSDEDKLQALQLRARLRGFELPEDVGRFLLKRLDREMRTLFMTLDQLDHASITAQRKLTIPFVKEILKL, encoded by the coding sequence CTGAACACACCGGCACAGCTCTCTTTGCCACTTTATCTTCCTGACGACGAAACTTTTGCAAGTTTCTGGCCGGGGGATAACTCCTCTTTACTGGCTGCACTGCAAAACGTGCTGCGTCAGGAACATAGCGGGTATATTTATCTCTGGTCGCGCGAAGGCGCTGGCCGTAGTCATTTGCTGCATGCAGCCTGTGCGGAACTGTCCGCGCGCGGCGATGCAGTAGGTTACGTGCCGCTCGATAAACGCACCTGGTTTGTCCCTGAAGTGCTCGACGGGATGGAGCATTTATCGCTGGTATGCATCGATAACATCGAATGTGTGGCCGGGGATTCGCTGTGGGAAATGGCGATCTTTGATCTCTATAACCGTATCCTGGAGTCGGGGAAAACGCGCCTGCTGATCACCGGCGATCGCCCGCCAAGACAGCTGAATCTGGGGTTGCCGGATCTCGCTTCGCGCCTGGACTGGGGACAAATCTACAAGCTGCAGCCGCTTTCCGATGAAGATAAGCTGCAGGCGTTGCAATTACGCGCCAGACTTCGTGGATTTGAACTGCCGGAAGATGTGGGACGCTTTCTGCTTAAGCGTCTGGATCGGGAAATGCGTACGCTGTTTATGACGTTGGATCAGTTAGATCACGCATCGATCACCGCCCAGCGCAAGCTCACCATTCCGTTCGTAAAAGAGATACTGAAGCTGTAA
- the uraA gene encoding uracil permease, with product MTRRAIGVSERPPLLQTIPLSLQHLFAMFGATVLVPVLFHINPATVLLFNGIGTLLYLFICKGKIPAYLGSSFAFISPVLLLLPLGYEVALGGFIMCGVLFCLVSFIVKKAGTGWLDVMFPPAAMGAIVAVIGLELAGVAAGMAGLLPAEGQLPDSKTIIISMVTLAVTVFGSVLFRGFMAIIPILIGVLAGYALSFVMGVVDTTPIAQAHWFALPTFYTPRFEWVAILTILPAALVVIAEHVGHLVVTANIVKKDLIRDPGLHRSMFANGLSTVISGFFGSTPNTTYGENIGVMAITRVYSTWVIGGAAIFAILLSCVGKLAAAIQIIPLPVMGGVSLLLYGVIGASGIRVLIESKVDYNKAQNLILTSVILIIGVSGAKVHIGAAELKGMALATIVGVCLSLIFKVISLLRPEEVVLDAEDADSPQQ from the coding sequence ATGACGCGCCGTGCTATCGGGGTGAGTGAAAGACCGCCGCTTTTACAGACAATCCCGCTTAGTTTGCAGCACCTGTTCGCCATGTTTGGCGCAACGGTACTGGTGCCAGTCCTGTTCCACATCAACCCGGCTACCGTTTTGCTGTTTAATGGCATTGGTACGTTGCTGTATCTCTTTATTTGTAAAGGAAAAATCCCAGCCTATCTGGGGTCCAGCTTTGCATTTATTTCTCCGGTACTGCTGCTGCTGCCGTTAGGATATGAAGTGGCACTGGGTGGTTTCATTATGTGCGGCGTCCTGTTCTGCCTGGTTTCTTTCATCGTTAAGAAAGCAGGTACCGGCTGGCTGGATGTGATGTTCCCGCCTGCGGCGATGGGCGCAATCGTTGCCGTTATCGGTCTGGAGCTGGCTGGCGTCGCTGCGGGCATGGCGGGGTTACTGCCTGCTGAGGGGCAATTACCGGATTCAAAAACCATCATCATCTCGATGGTGACGCTGGCGGTTACGGTATTTGGCTCCGTACTGTTCCGCGGTTTTATGGCGATTATCCCGATTCTGATTGGGGTGCTGGCCGGTTATGCGCTCTCTTTCGTGATGGGCGTCGTGGACACTACGCCGATTGCGCAGGCCCACTGGTTCGCGCTGCCAACGTTCTATACGCCGCGCTTTGAATGGGTTGCCATTCTGACCATCCTGCCAGCAGCGCTGGTGGTCATCGCTGAACACGTCGGGCACCTGGTGGTAACGGCGAATATCGTGAAAAAAGATTTGATTCGCGACCCAGGCCTGCATCGTTCTATGTTTGCTAACGGTCTGTCTACGGTTATCTCCGGTTTCTTCGGCTCAACGCCGAACACCACGTACGGCGAAAATATTGGCGTAATGGCGATTACCCGCGTTTACAGTACCTGGGTTATCGGCGGCGCGGCGATTTTTGCCATTCTGCTCTCCTGCGTGGGTAAACTGGCGGCGGCGATCCAAATCATCCCACTGCCTGTAATGGGGGGCGTATCACTGCTGCTGTACGGCGTGATTGGCGCTTCCGGTATTCGCGTATTGATCGAGTCGAAAGTTGACTACAACAAAGCGCAAAACCTGATCCTGACTTCGGTTATTTTGATCATCGGCGTAAGTGGCGCGAAAGTTCACATTGGTGCCGCAGAGCTGAAAGGCATGGCGCTGGCGACCATTGTTGGCGTCTGCCTGAGCCTGATTTTCAAAGTTATCAGCCTGCTGCGCCCGGAAGAAGTCGTGCTTGACGCAGAAGATGCCGACAGTCCGCAACAGTAA
- the upp gene encoding uracil phosphoribosyltransferase has translation MKIVEVKHPLVKHKLGLMRENDISTKRFRELASEVGSLLTYEATAGLETEKVTIEGWNGPVEVDQIKGKKITVVPILRAGLGMMEGVLENVPSARISVVGMYRNEETLEPVPYFQKLVSNIDERMALIVDPMLATGGSVIATIDLLKNAGCTSIKVLVLVAAPEGIAALEKAHPDVELYTASIDQGLNEHGYIIPGLGDAGDKIFGTK, from the coding sequence ATGAAGATCGTGGAAGTCAAACACCCACTCGTCAAACACAAGCTGGGACTGATGCGTGAAAACGACATCAGCACTAAACGCTTTCGTGAACTCGCCTCGGAAGTTGGCAGCCTGCTGACTTATGAAGCAACCGCTGGTCTGGAAACCGAAAAGGTGACCATTGAAGGCTGGAATGGCCCGGTTGAAGTTGACCAAATTAAAGGTAAGAAAATCACCGTTGTGCCAATCCTGCGTGCGGGCCTGGGCATGATGGAAGGCGTTCTGGAAAACGTTCCAAGCGCGCGTATCAGCGTGGTCGGTATGTACCGCAATGAAGAGACGCTGGAGCCGGTTCCGTATTTCCAGAAGCTGGTTTCTAACATCGATGAGCGTATGGCGCTGATCGTTGACCCGATGCTGGCGACCGGCGGTTCCGTTATCGCTACCATCGACCTGCTGAAAAACGCAGGCTGCACCAGCATTAAAGTGCTGGTCCTGGTTGCGGCACCAGAAGGTATCGCGGCACTGGAAAAAGCGCACCCGGATGTTGAGCTGTACACAGCCTCCATCGATCAGGGACTGAACGAGCACGGATACATTATTCCGGGGCTTGGTGATGCCGGCGATAAGATTTTTGGTACCAAGTAA
- a CDS encoding 6-phospho-beta-glucosidase, with translation MSGFKADFMWGGAVAAHQLEGGWQAGGKGVSVADVMTAGAHGVAREITDGVIAGKNYPNHDAIDFYHRYKDDIKLFAEMGFKCFRTSIAWTRIFPLGDEAQPNEAGLQFYDDLFDECLKYGIEPVITLSHFEMPYHLVTEYGGWRNRKLIDFFVRFARVVFTRYQHKVKYWMTFNEINNQANYHEDFAPFTNSGLKYQPGEDREPVMYQAAHYELVASALAVKVAREINPELQIGCMIAMCPIYPLTCAPDDMMMAMNAMHRRYWFTDVHVRGKYPQHLLNYFVRRGFELDITEEDRQALTEGCVDYIGFSYYMSFATQATADNPELDYDESKSLVSNPYVQKSDWGWQIDPVGLRYSLNWFWDHYQLPLFIVENGFGAIDVRENDGAVNDQYRIDYLAAHIREMKKAVVEDGVDLMGYTPWGCIDLVSAGTGEMKKRYGFIYVDKNNDGSGTLTRSPKKSFSWYQNVIQTNAEYL, from the coding sequence ATGTCAGGATTTAAAGCAGATTTCATGTGGGGTGGTGCCGTAGCCGCTCATCAACTGGAAGGTGGCTGGCAGGCGGGCGGAAAAGGCGTCAGCGTTGCCGATGTCATGACGGCGGGGGCGCACGGCGTGGCGCGTGAAATCACCGACGGTGTGATCGCCGGTAAAAACTACCCTAACCATGACGCCATCGATTTTTATCATCGCTATAAAGACGACATTAAGCTGTTTGCCGAAATGGGATTTAAATGTTTTCGCACCTCTATCGCCTGGACGCGTATTTTTCCCTTAGGCGACGAAGCGCAACCCAATGAAGCTGGCCTGCAGTTCTATGATGACCTGTTTGACGAATGCCTGAAATATGGCATTGAGCCGGTGATTACGTTGTCGCATTTCGAGATGCCTTACCATCTGGTGACGGAATATGGCGGCTGGCGCAACCGTAAGCTTATCGATTTCTTTGTCCGTTTTGCCAGGGTGGTTTTCACTCGTTACCAGCACAAAGTAAAGTACTGGATGACGTTTAATGAGATTAACAACCAGGCAAATTATCACGAAGATTTCGCGCCCTTTACTAACTCTGGTCTGAAATACCAGCCCGGTGAAGACCGCGAGCCGGTCATGTACCAGGCGGCGCACTATGAACTGGTGGCAAGCGCGTTGGCGGTAAAGGTCGCACGTGAGATTAACCCGGAATTGCAGATAGGGTGCATGATCGCCATGTGTCCTATCTATCCGCTGACCTGCGCGCCGGACGATATGATGATGGCGATGAACGCCATGCACCGCCGTTACTGGTTTACCGACGTCCATGTGCGCGGCAAATACCCGCAGCATCTTCTCAACTACTTTGTCCGACGCGGTTTTGAGCTGGATATCACCGAGGAAGACCGTCAGGCGTTGACCGAGGGTTGCGTGGATTACATCGGCTTTAGCTACTATATGTCCTTCGCGACGCAGGCAACGGCGGACAACCCTGAGCTGGATTACGACGAGTCGAAAAGCCTGGTTTCCAACCCGTACGTACAGAAATCGGACTGGGGATGGCAGATTGATCCCGTCGGTCTGCGCTATTCGCTGAACTGGTTCTGGGATCATTATCAGTTGCCGCTATTTATTGTGGAGAATGGATTTGGCGCCATCGACGTGCGTGAGAATGATGGTGCGGTGAACGACCAGTACCGTATCGACTACCTTGCCGCTCACATACGTGAGATGAAAAAAGCGGTGGTGGAAGATGGCGTGGATTTGATGGGATATACCCCGTGGGGCTGTATTGATTTAGTCTCGGCCGGGACGGGGGAAATGAAAAAACGCTACGGGTTTATCTACGTTGATAAAAATAATGACGGTAGCGGGACATTAACTCGCTCTCCGAAAAAATCTTTTTCATGGTATCAAAACGTCATCCAGACCAATGCTGAATACCTTTAA